One region of Parambassis ranga chromosome 21, fParRan2.1, whole genome shotgun sequence genomic DNA includes:
- the LOC114453788 gene encoding olfactory receptor 142-like encodes MMDNVSVITMLTLSGLGGIGNYRVTLFALTLLCYCVIWLVNMTIIVTVIVDKNLHEPMYIFLCNLCINALYGTAGFYPKFLSDLLFPTHVISYAGCLLQGFVLHSSLSADLSLLALMAYDRYVAICRPLVYHSVMTKQKVCVFVFLAWFFPFFLLFFSTITTSMSRLCGSHIPKIYCVNWLVSNLACTTSIASIAVPAFNYTFYTGHFVFIIWSYAHLIRTCLTSREGRTKFMQTCLPHFICLVTFAVCVLFDLLYMRFSSSDLSESVQSFMAIEFIVIPPIMNPLMYGLKLTKVRNSITQFMLLNVFQFRLITS; translated from the coding sequence ATGATGGATAATGTGTCAGTGATTACTATGCTTACTCTTTCAGGATTAGGTGGCATAGGAAACTACAGAGTGACTCTCTTTGCTCTGACTTTACtgtgttattgtgtgatttGGCTGGTAAATATGACCATTATTGTGACAGTTATTGTGGATAAAAACCTCCATGAACCCATGTACATCTTTCTGTGTAATCTGTGCATCAATGCACTCTATGGGACGGCAGGTTTTTACCCCAAGTTCCTCAGTGATCTTCTGTTTCCCACTCATGTTATCTCTTATGCTGGCTGTCTGCTGCAGGGTTTTGTGCTGCACTCTTCACTTAGTGCTGACCTTTCTCTTCTAGCACTTATGGCCTATGACAGATATGTGGCTATATGTCGACCTCTGGTCTACCACTCTGTGATGACTAAACAAAaggtctgtgtctttgtgttcttggCTTggttttttccctttttcttattattttttagcACAATAACCACATCAATGTCAAGGCTGTGTGGCTCACACATACCAAAGATCTACTGTGTTAACTGGTTAGTTTCTAATCTGGCTTGCACTACCTCTATAGCCAGCATTGCTGTTCCAGCCTTTAATTACACATTCTACACTGGACATTTTGTCTTTATAATTTGGTCCTATGCACATCTCATCCGAACATGTTTAACATCCAGAGAGGGCAGGACAAAGTTCATGCAAACATGCTTGCCACATTTCATTTGTTTAGTGacttttgctgtgtgtgtgctctttgaTTTGTTGTACATGAGATTTAGTTCAAGTGACTTATCAGAAAGTGTCCAGAGTTTTATGGCAATTGAATTTATTGTTATTCCTCCGATTATGAATCCTCTCATGTATGGTCTGAAATTAACTAAAGTAAGAAACAGCATAACACAATTTatgcttttaaatgtatttcaatTTAGGCTCATTACCTCGTGA